The following are encoded in a window of Desulfovibrio legallii genomic DNA:
- a CDS encoding FeoB-associated Cys-rich membrane protein: MDIQLAIIILCVLAALFFIVRRMRRAVRSGQCGCGCDGCSPKDNACSCGGQAEIKPLHAEDAAPKTKTP; this comes from the coding sequence ATGGACATTCAACTTGCGATTATTATTCTTTGCGTTCTGGCGGCTCTGTTCTTTATCGTCCGGCGCATGCGCCGCGCTGTGCGCAGCGGCCAGTGCGGCTGCGGCTGCGATGGCTGCAGCCCCAAGGACAATGCCTGCAGCTGCGGCGGGCAGGCCGAAATCAAGCCCCTACACGCTGAAGATGCGGCCCCCAAAACCAAAACCCCTTAG